The following proteins are encoded in a genomic region of Salminus brasiliensis chromosome 25, fSalBra1.hap2, whole genome shotgun sequence:
- the map1aa gene encoding uncharacterized protein map1aa: MEMERARVRVGGGVVAMETAAGAAALPAVERLGQQHYALIVIGELSAEHQLGKVKERIKQGLQSWAVDLSVCDLNQELQLFETKHSAQFSSEVKGQRLLQYKSDVLETVVLVNPSADNIAIEIRTLLCDSAKHKLLVLSGQSTEQGGDIILQSGVFNWKSFSDIITSQRIKNFLSQSGPDERACLTVCCAAEGAWSSLALNQEQYLLDIRLNPEPVLPEMEGVTEFTEYVSETVDVPSPFELLEPPTSGGFLKLSKPCCYIFPGGRGDSALFAVNGFNILIDGGSDRKSCFWKLVRHLDRIDSVLLTHIGADNIPGINGLLQRKIAEQEEEQSQGSNAYGEWMKNLISPELGVVFFNVPEKLKMSEPTLKVKRSIEEASLTLQYLSKLGIRPEPLYRVVSNTIEPVTLFHKLGVGKLDMYVLNPVKDSKEMQFFMQKWAGNSKAKTGITLANGKEGEISVPYLTSVTALVVWVPAGPTEKIVRVLFPGNAPQNKIFEGLEKLRHLDFLRYPVATQKDISSGAPPPVIKQTKLKPRTDSKESLKSSPKMHATTKASKKEANEDIESKSDSVKENKVEKKPRKLKETPRTPRPVKALADTRDTAKQEKKKLLREKSPKKHDKDKATKMEEKKDKEKKEVKREVGRKEVRKHESVKKDDNKESKMKEEKKTELRKITKPDLKPFTPEVRKTLNKAKVQAKPKAEKTKAVKEQENRPAAQQVSKKKQENDRSLVSSPEDLTKDFEALRQEELSDTTESKVLPNLQSSTLPDTEDTHIDSPDEGITTTDVETESPHEEKQPYGAVTSKSPTKTVEKFEDEGAGTEDDYEEEYNAETKPAKTSDVVGKADEKKWVDIGEKDENFDRKTRKSDSEEEEDVIEKAELEEAEDIVREDELKYKSEEAKKEKLDKDWDVKPSEAKSVRPSAAAEHISFIQDETIPGYSETEQTISDEEIHEDTEDRIPHLRYDVGSYDISVPDEPGSFDTIHGVKDVKPPTISVGSDFTAKGSSLGQEPALSAFATNVIAAPLAEEEHISSATSITEYDKLSSFATSVTEDQSIASVTAPPTEDAGKSSLLLDTVNSIPSSSRTEGKEYLHSAGTISPTSSLEEDKCFKSPPSEEYQPNAPELETTGKPTAQAHEDDDEDEEEDEDQTPNVDVPLGKLHEGYASAALRDQEQALDKFSGSPALQDQEQAFDKFSGSPALRDQEQALDKFSGSPALQDQEQAFDKFSGSPALRDQEQALDKFSGSPALQDQEQAFDKFSGSPALRDQEQAFDKFSGSPALQDQEQAFDKFSGSPALRDQEQAFDKFSGSPALQDQEQAFDKFGGSPALQDQEQDFDKFSGSPALQDQEQAFDKISGSPALRDQEQAFDKFGGSPALQDQEQAFDKFGGSPALRDQEQAFDKFGGSPALRDQEQAFDKFGGSPALRDQEQAFDKFGGSPALRDQEQAFDKFSGSPALRDQEQAFDKFGGSPALRDQEQAFDKFSGSPALRDQEQALDKSPSTMAPLSSFELPPALQAKDEKLSEPTKADFPEKPLPPAPFFSSTPEISGTSDPEERCLSPDDSTMRMASPTQSGPTSSGYSPTEEKAQKSITVEKEDKMERDTDDFPLTSKPETVPLNDASKKTTSVKILEDESDPFKKGFSSTRATFDDSGEDDEDEEEEEEEEEEEDEEEEDDFRKDDFKTCSKTKYKEERESTFLDEEYSCEPQSLKEETLFGKDKEEADKEHRPQDMAHLEKERKPQTVGFEEEEDDDSEAVDCTYSSVKGPQGKLDSVSVGQDKKDVMFSERDDTTATSKDSDKSVHFNLYSFPEHEKVPKDEYVREIRQDTPYVGKSFTYSDVYDSKSSSVDSSYSPNLPKEFMDKFDENESFVKEPEKQDTTYSSSLTEAKRMSDFEETPLKEFSSSSYTETKMTYGASCLSDTPEEKSADRLTKVEPETLEKSSRSFSPERDPFSVRFDKPTVCGKTEVSATPSSEQSSRSFSPERDPFSAQFDKPTVCGKTEVSAAPSSDYLDDLTASGYSAKSSSPPAAQSMIDVKGATAKDIKMLAHGEDDYEEEEEEEEEEEEDEDEDEEDDDMYGDQEKGAKDKSEKEFSPFGGAAGTAPPDFKEEKKDSLTSDSYGKPPSPALFKPTVSHKSPEEPFKAAKAEASSLLSGSHMTEYSSGYEYSYEEEKDSFPSTPFGQDKAKKQGSSYDQSYLPLSTKSSEDKELEFEKQKTPDVLAKKPGDSVSPGFSYATTTATAYSSSSSYSHSSSASASLSTSRQFGDELETPASAGYEYSSFKDEHSLVMDSPFSSSGGLVKDEYLEVSEKLTPATTTAESTSSLARFSPLSPFEEIKPFPSHSVPTGDDKREELVSSAGAALDKTPQGACFYKPEWSDEMNLQAEYGATGPYSPLSQATEKDPMPKGLFGASLTPHADITEKQYYQDTESSEEEEDYMCETEQDKLQYIRSPFTTQADKKDSPFSLTDKLTMVSSASKVGTLPDVLTYTSPLPQPTKPDTANGPAEISMAAPDAFGGVSKVTSSLSKSELKSEEFEGCKVRSPFEWEMQQQRGIYPGASPPHYRHEDEYEEEEEMEPEHPPRPLSLTSADQSFPSSYYKEDPGRQDDSDHPPDVCMGASPFSSSASPGYSTSEYKQRKGDTSPSFINPNLCQISSDEEDEEERSQDVDQQQPSGKTRYHNQPHHRSHGEDSESQHLSGSMAAGIDLAGDDTPPTSVSESLPSQTDSDIPPGTEECPSITAEGNAESDEDADYLPVDKSTGAYGGKHYSSRSSEKNHDPLPSPMKDPAPYPPHPDVCMVDPEALSNLTDKPLKKDPKTKGLRKSSKSKSPARKADARRKRSPSKDTSSRTTSLKKKDIEDDVSRSSHNTGRGLVNGIKSMSVSNSAKSSSTAPPGPPIYVDLAYIPNHCSAKNVDQEFFKRVRSAYYVVSGNDSSSGEPSRVVLDALLEGKAQWGSNLQVTLIPTHDTEVMREWYQQTHEKQQELNIMVLASSSTVVMQDESFPACKIEF; the protein is encoded by the exons ATGGAGATGGAAAGAGCTCGCGTGCGGGTTGGTGGCGGCGTGGTTGCCATGGAGACGGCAGCGGGTGCTGCTGCTCTTCCCGCAGTTGAGCGGCTCGGACAGCAGCACTACGCGCTCATCGTGATCGGAGAGCTTTCAGCAGAGCATCAGCTGGGCAAGGTGAAAGAGCGCATAAAGCAGG GGCTTCAGTCGTGGGCCGTAGATCTGAGCGTCTGTGATCTGAACCAGGAGCTGCAGCTCTTCGAGACGAAGCATTCGGCCCAATTCTCCTCAGAGGTCAAAG GACAAAGACTTCTGCAATACAAGAGTGATGTCCTTGAGACAGTTGTACTGGTGAATCCATCTGCGGACAATATTGCTATAGAG ATCAGAACGCTACTCTGTGACTCAGCCAAACACAAGCTCTTGGTCCTGAGTGGTCAAAGCACTGAACAAGGTGGTGACATCATCCTGCAAAGTGGTGTATTTAACTGGAAGAGCTTCTCTGATATCATCACAAGTCAAAGA ATTAAAAACTTCCTGAGTCAGTCAGGTCCAGACGAGCGAGCGTGTCTGACTGTGTGCTGTGCAGCAGAGGGGGCCTGGAGCTCCCTGGCGCTCAACCAGGAGCAGTATCTGTTGGACATACGACTGAACCCTGAGCCTGTCCTGCCTGAGATGGAAGGTGTGACAGAGTTTACGGAGTATGTCTCTGAGACGGTGGATGTCCCTTCCCCCTTTGAGCTGCTGGAGCCTCCCACCTCCGGGGGGTTCCTGAAGCTGTCCAAGCCATGCTGCTACATCTTCCCTGGAGGCAGAGGTGATTCAGCGCTGTTTGCGGTCAACGGCTTCAACATTTTGATCGATGGCGGTTCAGACCGAAAGTCTTGCTTCTGGAAGCTGGTGCGGCACCTGGATCGGATAGATTCTGTTCTCCTTACCCACATCGGAGCAGACAATATCCCTGGGATTAATGGACTGTTGCAGAGGAAAATTGCAGAGCAGGAAGAGGAGCAATCCCAGGGCTCCAATGCCTATGGAGAATGGATGAAAAACCTGATCTCACCCGAGCTTGGTGTGGTGTTCTTCAATGTTCCTGAAAAGCTAAAGATGTCAGAACCAACCCTAAAAGTGAAGAGGAGTATTGAGGAGGCCTCTCTGACCTTGCAGTACCTCAGCAAACTGGGGATCAGGCCGGAGCCCCTGTATCGAGTTGTCAGCAACACGATTGAGCCTGTCACCCTTTTTCACAAGCTGGGTGTTGGCAAGTTAGACATGTACGTTCTAAACCCTGTCAAGGACAGTAAGGAAATGCAGTTCTTCATGCAGAAGTGGGCAGGCAACAGTAAGGCGAAGACTGGCATCACCTTGGCCAACGGAAAAGAAGGAGAAATTTCTGTTCCATACCTCACATCAGTAACAGCCCTAGTCGTCTGGGTTCCCGCAGGCCCTACTGAAAAGATTGTGAGGGTGCTGTTTCCTGGAAATGCCCCACAGAACAAAATCTTCGAGGGTCTGGAAAAACTGAGGCATCTTGACTTCCTGCGTTATCCAGTGGCGACTCAAAAAGACATATCCTCCGGAGCTCCCCCTCCGGTCATTAAACAGACTAAACTAAAGCCACGCACTGACAGTAAGGAAAGCCTCAAATCTTCGCCCAAGATGCATGCCACCACCAAAGCTAGCAAAAAAGAGGCGAACGAAGACATTGAGTCAAAGAGTGACTCAGTAAAGGAGAATAAGGTAGAAAAGAAGCCAAGAAAACTGAAGGAGACTCCTAGAACTCCTAGACCTGTGAAAGCCCTTGCAGACACACGAGATACAGCGAAGCAAGAGAAAAAGAAACTGCTGAGGGAGAAGTCTCCTAAGAAACACGACAAGGATAAGGCAACCAaaatggaggagaagaaagataaagaaaagaaagaggttAAACGAGAAGTAGGAAGGAAGGAAGTGAGGAAGCACGAATCCGTCAAGAAAGATGACAATAAAGAATCCAAAATGAAGGAGGAAAAGAAGACAGAGTTGAGGAAAATCACCAAACCTGACTTAAAGCCATTCACACCTGAGGTCAGGAAGACCCTCAACAAAGCAAAGGTCCAAGCAAAGCCTAAGGCAGAAAAAACAAAGGCAGTCAAAGAGCAGGAGAACAGGCCTGCTGCCCAACAGGTTTCAAAAAAGAAGCAGGAAAATGACAGATCCCTGGTTTCCTCCCCGGAGGATCTTACCAAGGATTTTGAAGCACTGAGACAAGAAGAGTTGTCTGACACCACAGAGAGCAAAGTGCTCCCGAATCTTCAGTCTTCAACACTTCCTGATACAGAGGACACTCACATCGACTCCCCTGATGAAGGAATAACCACTACTGATGTCGAGACTGAGTCCCCTCATGAAGAGAAGCAACCGTATGGAGCGGTTACAAGTAAATCTCCAACAAAGACAGTTGAGAAATTTGAGGATGAAGGTGCTGGAACAGAAGATGATTATGAGGAGGAGTACAACGCTGAGACCAAACCGGCTAAAACCTCAGATGTCGTTGGAAAGGCAGATGAGAAGAAATGGGTGGATATTGGGGAGAAAGACGAAAATTTCGATAGGAAAACAAGAAAGAGCGACAGCGAGGAGGAAGAGGATGTCATTGAGAAAGCCGAGCTGGAGGAAGCAGAGGATATCGTCCGTGAAGACGAGCTAAAATATAAATCTGAggaggcaaagaaagaaaagctTGACAAGGACTGGGATGTGAAACCAAGTGAAGCTAAATCAGTCAGACCTTCTGCTGCAGCAGAGCACATCTCTTTCATCCAAGATGAGACCATTCCGGGATACTCCGAGACTGAACAGACCATTTCTGATGAGGAGATCCATGAAGACACAGAAGACAGGATCCCTCACCTCCGGTATGACGTTGGCTCCTATGACATTTCTGTTCCTGATGAGCCTGGCTCTTTTGACACCATCCATGGTGTGAAAGACGTGAAACCCCCAACAATATCTGTTGGATCTGACTTCACAGCGAAGGGAAGTAGCTTGGGCCAGGAGCCAGCTTTATCAGCTTTCGCCACCAATGTCATTGCGGCACCGTTGGCTGAGGAGGAGCACATCTCCTCAGCCACCTCCATTACAGAGTACGATAAATTGTCCTCTTTCGCAACATCTGTCACTGAGGATCAGTCTATTGCATCCGTGACAGCGCCTCCTACTGAGGATGCAGGGAAAAGCTCTTTACTCTTGGACACGGTCAACAGTATACCTTCATCCAGCCGCACAGAAGGCAAGGAGTATTTGCACTCAGCTGGCACGATCTCTCCAACTTCATCTTTAGAGGAAGACAAGTGCTTCAAGTCACCTCCATCCGAAGAGTACCAGCCCAATGCCCCAGAGCTAGAAACTACCGGAAAGCCCACTGCTCAGGCTCATGAagatgacgatgaagatgaggaagaagatgaagaccaaaCACCCAATGTCGATGTCCCTCTTGGAAAGCTGCATGAAGGCTATGCGTCTGCTGCATTGCGAGATCAGGAGCAAGCTTTGGATAAGTTCAGTGGATCTCCTGCATTGCAAGATCAGGAGCAAGCTTTTGATAAGTTCAGTGGATCTCCTGCATTGCGAGATCAGGAGCAAGCTTTGGATAAGTTCAGTGGATCTCCTGCATTGCAAGATCAGGAGCAAGCTTTTGATAAGTTCAGTGGATCTCCTGCATTGCGAGATCAGGAGCAAGCTTTGGATAAGTTCAGTGGATCTCCTGCATTGCAAGATCAGGAGCAAGCTTTTGATAAGTTCAGTGGATCTCCTGCATTGCGAGATCAGGAGCAAGCTTTTGATAAGTTCAGTGGATCTCCTGCATTGCAAGATCAGGAGCAAGCTTTTGATAAGTTCAGTGGATCTCCTGCATTGCGAGATCAGGAGCAAGCTTTTGATAAGTTCAGTGGATCTCCTGCATTGCAAGATCAGGAGCAAGCTTTTGATAAGTTCGGCGGATCTCCTGCATTGCAAGATCAGGAGCAAGATTTTGATAAGTTCAGTGGATCTCCTGCATTGCAAGATCAGGAGCAAGCTTTTGATAAGATCAGCGGATCTCCTGCATTGCGAGATCAGGAGCAAGCTTTTGATAAGTTCGGTGGATCTCCTGCATTGCAAGATCAGGAGCAAGCTTTTGATAAGTTCGGTGGATCTCCTGCTTTGCGAGATCAGGAGCAAGCTTTTGATAAGTTCGGTGGATCTCCTGCATTGCGAGATCAGGAGCAAGCTTTTGATAAGTTCGGTGGATCTCCTGCATTGCGAGATCAGGAGCAAGCTTTTGATAAGTTTGGTGGATCTCCTGCATTGCGAGATCAGGAGCAAGCTTTTGATAAGTTCAGTGGATCTCCTGCATTGCGAGATCAGGAGCAAGCTTTTGATAAGTTCGGTGGATCTCCTGCATTGCGAGATCAGGAGCAAGCTTTTGATAAGTTCAGTGGATCTCCTGCATTGCGAGATCAGGAGCAAGCTTTGGATAAGTCTCCCTCCACAATGGCACCTCTTTCTTCATTTGAGCTGCCACCTGCCTTGCAAGCAAAGGATGAAAAGTTGTCCGAGCCCACCAAGGCGGACTTCCCTGAGAAACCTCTACCACCTGCTCCCTTCTTCTCCAGTACACCAGAAATAAGTGGTACTTCAGATCCAGAAGAGAGATGTCTGAGCCCAGACGATAGCACAATGAGAATGGCTTCCCCTACACAGTCAGGTCCTACCAGCAGTGGCTACTCCCCTACTGAGGAGAAAGCCCAGAAGTCCATAACTGTGGAGAAAGAGGACAAAATGGAAAGGGACACGGATGACTTTCCATTGACTTCAAAGCCTGAAACAGTTCCTTTAAATGATGCTAGTAAGAAGACGACCTCTGTGAAAATACTGGAGGATGAAAGTGACCCATTCAAAAAGGGCTTCTCTAGCACAAGGGCAACGTTTGATGATTCaggtgaagatgatgaagatgaggaagaagaggaagaggaggaggaagaagaagacgaagaagaggaagatgatTTTAGGAAGGACGATTTTAAAACCTGCAGCAAAACTAAATATAAAGAAGAAAGGGAAAGCACGTTCCTTGATGAGGAATACAGTTGTGAGCCACAGTCCCTAAAAGAGGAGACGCTGTTTGGTAAAGACAAAGAGGAAGCAGATAAGGAACATAGACCACAAGACATGGCCCACTTGGAAAAAGAACGCAAACCACAGACGGTTGGgtttgaggaggaggaggatgatgatagTGAAGCTGTAGATTGCACTTACTCGAGTGTAAAAGGTCCTCAGGGTAAGTTAGATTCAGTGTCAGTAGGCCAAGACAAGAAAGACGTGATGTTCTCAGAGAGAGATGACACAACAGCGACCTCCAAAGACAGCGATAAAAGCGTGCACTTCAACTTGTACTCTTTTCCTGAGCATGAGAAAGTTCCTAAGGACGAGTATGTACGGGAAATAAGGCAAGACACACCTTATGTAGGGAAGAGTTTTACCTATTCAGATGTATATGACAGCAAATCCAGTTCAGTGGATAGTTCATACTCTCCCAATTTACCGAAAGAGTTCATGGACAAATTTGACGAGAACGAGAGCTTTGTGAAGGAACCTGAGAAACAAGATACCACGTATAGCAGCAGCTTAACGGAAGCTAAAAGGATGTCAGATTTTGAAGAAACTCCTCTAAAGGAATTTTCTTCATCATCATACACTGAAACTAAAATGACATATGGGGCATCTTGTCTGAGTGACACTCCAGAAGAAAAATCAGCAGACAGATTGACTAAGGTTGAACCAGAGACCCTGGAAAAATCCTCACGTTCCTTCTCGCCAGAAAGAGACCCCTTTTCTGTTAGGTTTGATAAGCCTACTGTCTGTGGAAAGACAGAAGTCAGTGCCACACCATCAAGCGAACAATCTTCTCGATCCTTCTCACCAGAAAGAGACCCCTTTTCTGCCCAATTTGATAAGCCTACTGTCTGTGGAAAGACAGAAGTCAGTGCCGCACCATCAAGCGATTATCTAGATGACCTCACGGCTTCTGGCTACTCTGCAAAAAGTAGCAGTCCTCCAGCAGCTCAGTCTATGATTGATGTAAAAGGAGCAACTGCAAAAGACATAAAAATGCTAGCACATGGGGAGGATGAttatgaagaggaggaggaagaagaagaggaggaagaagaagatgaggacGAAGATGAGGAAGATGACGACATGTATGGTGACCAGGAGAAGGGTGCCAAAGACAAATCCGAGAAAGAGTTTAGTCCTTTTGGTGGTGCAGCTGGCACAGCACCTCCTGATTtcaaggaggagaagaaagacaGCCTTACCTCTGACAGTTACGGCAAACCCCCGAGCCCTGCTCTGTTTAAACCCACTGTGAGCCATAAGAGCCCTGAGGAACCATTCAAAGCAGCTAAAGCTGAGGCTTCCTCGCTGCTCTCTGGCAGTCATATGACAGAATACTCGTCTGGATATGAATATTCTTATGAGGAGGAGAAGGATTCTTTCCCATCCACTCCGTTTGGCCAAGACAAGGCCAAGAAGCAAGGCAGTAGCTATGATCAGTCTTACTTGCCCCTCTCCACAAAATCAAGTGAAGATAAAGAGCTTGAGTTtgagaaacaaaaaacaccagACGTTTTAGCCAAAAAGCCTGGAGACTCAGTCTCCCCAGGCTTCAGTTATGCAACTACAACAGCCACGGCCtactcctcatcctcctcctacAGCCACTCTTCCTCTgcatctgcctctctctccaccaGCCGGCAGTTTGGAGATGAGCTAGAGACCCCCGCCAGTGCCGGATATGAATATTCGTCCTTCAAAGACGAGCATTCACTTGTGATGGATTCTCCTTTCTCCAGTTCTGGTGGGCTGGTTAAAGACGAGTATTTAGAGGTTTCTGAGAAGCTCACTCCAGCCACCACCACCGCCGAGTCCACCTCTAGCCTTGCAAGGTTTTCTCCACTGTCGCCTTTCGAGGAGATCAAGCCCTTCCCTTCTCACTCAGTCCCCACTGGAGATGATAAGAGAGAAGAACTTGTCAGCTCTGCCGGTGCTGCTTTGGACAAGACTCCCCAGGGTGCTTGCTTTTACAAGCCAGAATGGAGCGATGAGATGAATCTGCAGGCTGAATATGGTGCTACCGGGCCTTACAGTCCTCTGTCCCAGGCCACTGAGAAGGACCCCATGCCGAAAGGCCTGTTCGGTGCTTCCTTGACACCTCATGCCGATATCACTGAGAAGCAGTATTATCAAGACACCGAGagcagtgaggaggaggaggattacATGTGCGAAACAGAGCAGGATAAACTACAGTACATAAGATCGCCATTCACAACCCAAGCAGACAAGAAGGACAGTCCTTTCTCATTGACGGACAAATTGACTATGGTTTCATCTGCCAGTAAGGTGGGCACACTTCCAGATGTGCTTACATATACATCTCCACTTCCACAGCCTACCAAGCCAGACACTGCGAATGGTCCTGCAGAAATCAGCATGGCAGCACCGGATGCCTTCGGTGGAGTCAGCAAGGTAACATCAAGCCTGTCAAAATCCGAACTGAAAAGCGAGGAATTTGAAGGCTGCAAAGTTAGAAGTCCATTTGAGTGGGAGATGCAGCAGCAAAGAGGCATCTACCCCGGTGCCTCGCCTCCTCACTATCGCCATGAGGACGAgtatgaggaggaagaggagatggAACCTGAGCATCCACCTCGTCCTCTTTCACTCACATCTGCAGATCAGTCGTTCCCATCCTCCTACTATAAGGAAGACCCAGGCAGGCAGGATGACTCGGATCATCCTCCTGACGTGTGCATGGGAGCAAGCCCCTTCTCCTCATCAGCTTCCCCAGGTTACTCAACCTCCGAGTACAAGCAGAGGAAAGGAGACACCTCCCCGTCCTTCATCAATCCAAACCTGTGCCAGATTTCCAGTGACgaagaggatgaggaagaaAGAAGCCAGGACGTGGACCAACAGCAGCCGTCAGGCAAGACAAGATACCACAACCAGCCTCACCATCGTTCTCACGGGGAGGACAGTGAGTCGCAGCACCTGTCTGGATCCATGGCTGCCGGCATTGACCTAGCTGGAGATGATACGCCCCCGACCTCTGTTAGCGAATCACTGCCCTCACAGACGGATTCCGACATTCCACCAGGAACCGAAGAGTGTCCCTCCATCACAGCCGAAGGAAATGCAGAATCTGATGAGGATGCAGATTACCTCCCTGTGGATAAGTCAACAGGAGCCTATGGTGGAAAACATTACTCCTCTAGGTCTTCAGAGAAAAACCATGATCCACTACCCTCACCCATGAAGGATCCAGCCCCTTATCCACCTCATCCAGATGTGTGCATGGTAGACCCAGAGGCTCTCTCCAACCTTACAGACAAACCTCTC